A genomic window from Halomonas sp. LR3S48 includes:
- a CDS encoding lipid A deacylase LpxR family protein, which produces MRRVLGGIVAAGMVGWIWTAPAWADPGSVTLQLDNDGMVSRDDDNYTAGMELIWTRAVAPDHWSQRIAGALPQGWLDQVDALSYHLSYRMYTPVEVARRDLIEDDRPYAGLVLGGLTLYDRQPLQGAWQREEALQLDIGVVGPITAADSVQREVHRFVNAQRPRGWSHQLGNEPILNASYRRHWWHRQSLGRLEMQHGPGVSASLGNLVVQAGTGYGLRLGQGLDTAMGWPSLGAEQGGYRHVSTSPGSGWHVFAALQGRYVAHNLLLDGNTVRNSQSVDRREWVGDAVLGVALTWKQWEVSLAHVWRSKEFEEQESSTVHGALSMSYRF; this is translated from the coding sequence ATGCGCAGAGTCTTGGGCGGTATCGTCGCTGCAGGGATGGTTGGCTGGATATGGACTGCGCCGGCATGGGCGGACCCGGGCAGCGTGACGCTACAGTTAGACAACGACGGCATGGTCAGTCGGGACGACGACAACTACACGGCCGGAATGGAGCTCATCTGGACTCGCGCGGTGGCGCCGGATCACTGGAGCCAGCGAATCGCCGGAGCACTGCCGCAAGGCTGGCTGGACCAGGTCGACGCGCTGAGCTACCACCTCAGCTACCGGATGTATACGCCGGTGGAGGTGGCGCGGCGCGACCTCATCGAAGACGACCGCCCCTATGCCGGCCTGGTGCTGGGTGGCCTGACCCTGTATGACCGGCAGCCGCTGCAAGGCGCCTGGCAGCGTGAAGAAGCGCTTCAGCTCGACATCGGTGTGGTGGGGCCGATCACGGCGGCCGACAGCGTCCAGCGCGAAGTGCATCGGTTCGTCAACGCTCAGCGGCCCCGCGGCTGGTCCCACCAGTTGGGCAACGAGCCTATCCTCAACGCCTCCTACCGCCGCCACTGGTGGCATCGCCAATCGCTGGGACGGCTGGAAATGCAGCATGGTCCGGGGGTCTCGGCATCCCTCGGCAACCTCGTCGTCCAGGCCGGGACAGGCTACGGCTTGCGCCTCGGTCAAGGGTTGGACACCGCCATGGGCTGGCCCTCCCTGGGGGCGGAGCAGGGGGGCTACCGCCATGTCTCGACGTCGCCGGGCAGTGGCTGGCATGTCTTTGCCGCTCTACAGGGGCGTTACGTGGCGCATAACCTGCTGCTGGACGGCAATACCGTGCGCAACAGCCAATCGGTTGATCGCAGGGAATGGGTCGGTGACGCCGTGCTGGGAGTGGCGCTGACCTGGAAGCAATGGGAAGTGAGTCTGGCACATGTCTGGCGCAGCAAGGAGTTCGAGGAACAGGAGAGCAGCACCGTGCATGGCGCGCTGTCGATGAGCTATCGGTTCTGA
- a CDS encoding efflux RND transporter periplasmic adaptor subunit — MKRISRLGRAALMALAAGLLLAACGQEENPQAQQQAAPGRQPHPVEVVAIERQDIALEKSYPSLLRSDDEVTLVARITGTLEERHFEPGEQVEKGQRLFSIEPDVYQAAVNQNEANLQSAQAELSRAQRDAQRFERLLSQNSVSQQQVDQARADLGVARAAVAQAEAALASSRIDLEYAEVTAPVSGVIGLAQINVGNLVSPGSVLATITPLDPLEVRFQLPQRDALELRQQLRSQEGESIRASLNVPGGAGAAARSLEGQLDFLGSRVDERTSTVQASATFPNPDTRVLPGQFARISLEGLKRFDVLAVPEIAVSQGLMGPQVFVLDEDDTARARTVELGEVAGPWQIIRGGLEPGERVVVGDPAGIEPGTPIDPQPFEGNARALVEEVEQAEAEAEAEAAEAMQEGEAAEAMPEGEAAEGGEDDA, encoded by the coding sequence ATGAAAAGAATATCTCGACTCGGTCGGGCCGCCCTGATGGCGCTGGCCGCCGGTCTGTTGCTGGCCGCCTGTGGCCAGGAGGAGAATCCCCAGGCACAGCAGCAGGCCGCCCCGGGGCGTCAACCGCATCCCGTCGAGGTCGTGGCGATCGAGCGCCAGGATATCGCGCTGGAGAAATCCTACCCCTCGCTGCTGCGTAGCGACGACGAGGTCACTCTCGTGGCCCGTATCACGGGTACCTTGGAGGAGCGTCACTTCGAGCCCGGCGAGCAGGTCGAGAAAGGCCAGCGTCTCTTCTCCATCGAGCCCGACGTCTATCAGGCGGCAGTGAATCAGAACGAGGCCAATCTGCAGAGCGCCCAGGCCGAACTCTCCCGCGCCCAGCGCGATGCCCAGCGCTTCGAACGCCTGCTGAGCCAGAACTCGGTGAGCCAGCAACAGGTCGACCAGGCCCGCGCGGACCTGGGCGTGGCACGTGCAGCCGTGGCGCAGGCCGAGGCGGCGCTGGCGAGTTCACGCATCGACCTCGAGTACGCCGAGGTCACCGCGCCGGTATCGGGCGTGATCGGCCTCGCGCAGATCAACGTCGGCAACCTGGTCAGCCCCGGCTCGGTACTGGCGACCATCACGCCGCTGGACCCGCTGGAGGTGCGCTTCCAGTTGCCTCAGCGTGACGCCCTCGAACTGCGTCAGCAACTGAGGAGCCAGGAAGGTGAATCGATTCGTGCCTCGCTGAACGTTCCCGGTGGCGCTGGCGCGGCCGCTCGAAGCCTGGAAGGGCAGCTCGATTTCCTGGGCTCGCGGGTGGACGAACGCACCAGTACGGTCCAGGCCAGCGCCACCTTCCCCAACCCCGACACACGGGTGCTGCCCGGCCAGTTCGCACGCATCAGCCTCGAAGGGCTCAAGCGCTTCGATGTGCTGGCGGTACCCGAGATCGCCGTGTCTCAGGGCCTGATGGGGCCACAGGTGTTCGTGCTCGATGAAGACGACACGGCGCGCGCCCGTACCGTCGAGCTGGGCGAAGTGGCGGGGCCTTGGCAGATCATCCGTGGCGGCCTGGAACCCGGCGAGCGGGTGGTGGTGGGCGACCCGGCCGGCATCGAGCCCGGCACACCCATCGACCCACAGCCCTTCGAAGGCAATGCGCGAGCGCTGGTCGAGGAAGTCGAGCAGGCCGAAGCCGAGGCAGAGGCCGAGGCTGCCGAGGCGATGCAGGAAGGGGAAGCCGCCGAGGCCATGCCGGAGGGGGAAGCCGCTGAAGGCGGCGAGGACGACGCATGA